The Pyrus communis chromosome 12, drPyrComm1.1, whole genome shotgun sequence genomic sequence TTCTATTAGTtatttgagttttcaaaatttggcatcccgtttttattttttgacaaatATTTTAGCAACCAATTACTAGTTGTCTACGATGCAAGTAATTATTTTCCGACAAGGACATTTGTGTTCTTTTATTGGTTTGGGTTTGGAGCAATGACAGAATTTGACCTTGTAGACATAGGGTGACCTTGACTGAAAATGTCGTAAGATGCATATTTGGTGTCTTCTCTGTCAAGAGAGGGGTGATACACGTACCGAAAGAGCTCGTGGACGAAGACCACCCGTTACTGTATAAGCCCTTGAATCATGTTGAGTTCCTCATGGCACAGAGACATACTGGTGAAACTGAGTATGCCGCAAAGGCATTGTGCcatttgacattttctttggTCCAACGCTCCAAGTCATTCCGCTATGGTTTTCTCTTTCTATTTTCTTCCATGTATTTTATTATTCTGCTTTTATGTTTCTAAAACAGTACTAAGTTTATGGGTAAATGTTGAAATAACAAAGAGATATTCTTGTGTGCGGATTCTCCTATGAGACATAGAACTCAAGGGGAAGGAGGGAAGATGGGGTACAAGGGGTCAAGGGGTCCACCTATTGGATAAACGCCAATGGGACTCTTCCAGTGGCGCAACCAACGTTGAGGTCACTGGTTGCCCATGATCCCAACAACTTCAAAATTCTATGTACATTTAACTCTGTATTTGTATTTCACCCCTATAAATAGTTATGACAAGATAAATCATTACAACCTCCTTCTATtaattatgttttcttttgtcatccatattttccttttctctcttcttgtgtGCTACTCTATTGTGCGAACCAATTGCTTGACAAATTTCTCAGTTGACAACCTTAGCAGTCTTCAACAATTCTCAACAGTTACGTACAACTACCCTCGATAAGCCTCTATTGATCATAGTAGTTGTCTATATATGTAAGTGTAAGCTTTTGGCAAATGTCGGCAAGAATCGACAAGTGCCCACCATGTGCTCGATGAACTGGTCCATTGaagtttttttgttgaaattatgatctcattatttcaaAATCCTGACTCCGCTACTAGACCCTCCAATAAGTCTTTTGTTATTGTCTTTGTATCAATGGATTCTTATTTGTCATACATAACTAAGAAGTAAGGCCATGGCTCCAATGGGGCACACGTCCATCAATTAAATAGCCAAAGGCCGTAAATGATCAAATAATGGCCTTGCGCTTGATTCAACCTGAAGGAAAGGTAGCCACTTTAAGAGCAACTTCATCGTTGCTTATTGCCTTGGGGATAGGCAACCCAATCCACTCCCTCCctccccaaaacactcaaactcACTTGTGCAATTGGGCTTAAGGCGAGTCTGATGGAGAAGTCAAGCAATAAGAGCATTTCCAGTGTGTAAAGGCTCCCCTTGGCAATAGGCTATTCAATCCCCTTAAGTGAatagtaactgcccttaatgaacactAATTGCATGTTGCATCTCCAACTATATTGAATAGCCCATACAATTTgcattaaaatattagtattttttttattttttaaaacaataaaaattatttttatttttaatttcgaataggatttttaaccgATCACATCATGCCACATGTAACTATCCCAAAATACGatttttgtggatagatttcaataagatttttaaccaattttgtAGCACCTCATGTCTTTACCTATTTAGAAtcattgaaaatattgaaatgtggtgtaaggtgggagaaaatggtaaggtattttcttttggatttttaattaattttttttattaacttaattaatctaAACCGTTAGattacaaaaaatttgaaatccaacagtcTAGATTGTGACACATGACCCTACgtaaatgttttaatttttttaaagccGAAAAACGTGGACCTTTGatctaaaaatcaaatgatCCGTTCAATTCAGAAAGTAACTGGTAAAGGAAATCAAAAGGCCTTTGCCACATAACCATTTCAGAGCTCGGAGGTGAGACTACGAAGGCAAATGTTATTCAATCAAATATAACTTGAATAATGTTGTAAATGTAGTTGGTCATATCTAATATACGAGAAAAATTTGTATGAATATTAACTTGATGCAGGATAATGCTGGACGACACTACCAGTCATTAAAACTTGCCACCGATTCAAATTTAAGCACGATTTAACACAACTTTGAGGAAAAAGAACTCCTGCACCCATCCTCTATAGCACGGTTTCCAAAATCTTTTTGAAGTTTCACTTGCTGAACTCCAATTTTTGTTATCAGCCATTTTCATTTTGACTAATCTTTTCGatatttgtttcaattttattGGATGTCACCGAAGGGACATTTTGACTATAATTCGAAGTTTGCACTTAGTTTATTAGTTTGATCAgtcattttcaaatttgtaaTCTCCGTCAGATGAGCACAAGGATTTACCAACGGTTTAATTTGTATCTCCGCTTtggttttctctttcttttttcttccagTATTTTTgttctattactttttgttttaccaaatcAAAACTCTGTTTAGGATTAAATGTTGAAATATCAAGGAGATATTCTTGTGTGTGGACTCTCCTATGTGACAGAGCACTCAAAGGGAATGGGGGAAGACGTATACAAAGAGTCCACTACTGGATGTAAGCCGGggttttttggttcttttttctcaatacaaataaattagatttttttcGTGTTTCTAAATTCTTGAGTTTGAAACTTTTTTTAAGTGTAATTTTATCTAAGTCTTACATgtcaaaacaaatataaaaaaaaatttaatttttttatatagagtTAAGACATTTTTTGGTGTCACCACCTGGACCTAAAAAATCTCAGGACCGCCCTGCCATTTTTGGTGCCATATATTGAATATAGATTTCACAAAAatcccttaattttaatttcttgaagggaaaaggatcctcgtcggatccttttcctaTGGATCCGGAGAATTCAGAAATCATACCCATTCATGGTATATCGTgaggtcagaaatcatttaaaatttaaaattaaatataaataatacctaacaaaaattgaccgtacgatgtacgataaacagacaTAATTTATGAATTCCCCAAATCtccaggaaaaggatccggcgaggatccttctccttcttgaaGAGCCATATCCTCGTTTTCGGTATCAAACAAACTCCATGGTGCGGCTATTATGGGCCAGGGTGGCTAGTACATAAGAGCAAGTCTAGTGGAAACGACATGGGTTAGGGGTTAGAGGCTTTATTTGGCCTCTCAAAGTATCATCATTTATGAAATTCAGCCATCTCACAATTTTGTTGTTCTAACGATGTGAGAGATTAGAGATTAAAAAGTATTAGGTGACTGATTTTCATTAGCTACCGGTTTGTTCTTAAGTTGACCCTTCAAGGGCCATCGGCAAGATTCAGGGCTAAACTGGCTTTTTAAAGGGTCCTGAGCTAGTTTAGCATAAACTAGATATGTCcgattaaaatttgaattttatcatGTACAACATTTTTACCTAAACTAGCTTGCATGCATTAGATATGCTCGACACACCAAGCTAGCGCACAAGGGATTTTGTGTTACAGGTAACATATGCTATACATCTTGAATTTGGCAttttactttaatgaaatttttcataaaaatggtTTGGTAATGAAACGAGTATATGAACCAACATGAACGACATCTCGGGGACGCCTCACAAAATTGGAACGACAATAACAAATAGGATCATGTTTACCAACTCGAAGCTGGTCATCGATGCTATGAAAGGTGTTTGTTCTGCTCCTTGGCGTCTGAGGAACATTTTAGAAGATATCATACGGTTGGCTTCAGCTTTTGATGTGATCACTTGGAACCACGTCTATAGGGAAGACTTTGTTATTCGACTTTATTGATACTGAGTCACCGACTGTAATGTGAGTGactttatttaatgttatttatttgaatAACGATAGAGATGTCAAActtttaaatcaaatgatgtgttaccaatagcaaataaacacgttaatcaacacttaactAGTAATCCAATGACCAACTACCATATCAtttgattgataaatttgatttaaGAGTTTTGATCTCTTTAGTATTACCCTATATTTTCCTAAAAGAAATTGGAAtttccaaaaattttaaaaaaaaacaaaaaggaggaAAAGACAAGACTGTCATTATAAATGTAATAGTTTAGTCAAGTTGCCAATGCTGAAGCTTATGGGTGGTTTGACTTTTTCAACAGAtgctgacttttttttttatcaatagtGAGGTGGCTCACCGTTGACTTTTCTCTATCAATGGTCCATATTTTCAATAATGATCTCCACTCATTCATTGATGAGCGAAGTTACTTTCAAATAATAATACAGTTCTTAATTGCTTGAAAAAATGGGTCAAAATTATTGTTCGTCCATGCAAGTTGAACAATATTTTGTGTGATTGATTAGGGGAAAGTCCACTGTTTAACCACGTAATGTATATATAGATAGATCCATCATCACTCAGAACTCACAAAAGATAAAGCCTCTCCTGCCCCTCCTAGGCCAACAGAACAATGGCCAAAATTCCAGTGGTAGATTTCTCGAAAGATGACTGCTTGAGGCCGGGGACAAGTTCTTGGCTCTCGGCAAGCAAGGACGTCTGCCGTGCACTGGAAGATATCGGCTGTTTCACGGCAATTCTTCCCAACAAAGTTCCAAAGGAACTTGCCAACACCTTCTTCTCTACATTTGACGACTTGTTTGATTTTCCAACCGGTACTCCTGAAAAGCCCTTCTTCTATGCAACTTCTAATTCCGGGCAACGAACCTACGGGATCATCAACGGCACAAACCCTCAAGATGTTCAACAATTCACACATCTCATTTGGCCCGATGGAAACGATCAATTTCGGTATGACCGATCACTTCTGCATTTCTCAAACATATAGATCtcaatacatacatacatacatatatatatatatatattatattgatCATATACATCAATTTATACAAATAATGTGTTCTTTGTTGGCCAGTGAGAGTGCTGACTTCTATGCAAAAGTGCTGGCGGCATTAGATCAAACTGTGACAAGAATGGTGTTTGAAAACTACGGTGTAGAGAAGTACCACGACGATCACGTTCGATCGATGTTTTACAATTTGAAAATGATTAGATACGAG encodes the following:
- the LOC137711595 gene encoding probable 2-oxoglutarate-dependent dioxygenase AOP1, whose protein sequence is MAKIPVVDFSKDDCLRPGTSSWLSASKDVCRALEDIGCFTAILPNKVPKELANTFFSTFDDLFDFPTGTPEKPFFYATSNSGQRTYGIINGTNPQDVQQFTHLIWPDGNDQFRESADFYAKVLAALDQTVTRMVFENYGVEKYHDDHVRSMFYNLKMIRYEKPEKLDGDVGLKIHTDKNFSTIIHQNHINGLEINTKDDEWVLFDPPPSSVIFIAADGFQVWSNDRIRPCRHRVTLTENVVRYTFGVFSVKRGVIHVPNELVDEDHPLLYKPLNHVEFLMAQRHTGETEYAAKAYCAI